From Anopheles merus strain MAF unplaced genomic scaffold, AmerM5.1 LNR4000039, whole genome shotgun sequence, the proteins below share one genomic window:
- the LOC121601216 gene encoding DDB1- and CUL4-associated factor 13-like: protein MKVKVITRNPDSTREYVRALNATKLERAFAKPFVGNLDGHCDGVSIISKNYAKISFIASGAYDGNVKLWYVADKTCMMSINAHVGYCRGIAFSSDESSIITIGDDKKIMTWNFNINGTGDYIVKPANMIITKTVLASLSHSYEGPNFATSGETCHIWDESRNEPLKELKWGVDLLQDIKYNPIETTLLAACGSDRGIILYDQRETNPIRKIVMTLRSNQLSWNPMQAFYFTVANEDYNLYTYDIRRFTHPLKIHHGHVGPVTSVDYAPTGREFVSGSYDKTIRIFDAAKANSREIYHTKRMQHVTCVNWSMDNKYIFSGSDEMNLRVWKANAAEKLGSLQMREKNAFNYNTALKEKYAAHPSVRRIAQHRQIPKIVFNQQAKIRTAKLKNKKKEENKRRNSKPGSVPYVAEAKTKVVRSEH, encoded by the exons atgaaagtaaaagttATTACAAGGAACCCTGATAG CACTAGGGAGTACGTGCGTGCGTTGAATGCTACCAAACTGGAAAGAGCGTTTGCGAAGCCTTTCGTCGGTAATCTTGATGGTCATTGTGATGGCGTTTCTATCATATCCAAGAACTACGCTAAAATATCTTTTATTGCGAGTGGTGCTTACGACGGCAATGTCAAGCTGTGGTATGTGGCTGATAAAACATGTATGATGAGTATTAATGCCCATGTCGGATATTGTCGAGGAATTGCATTCAGCTCCGACGAATCCAGCATTATTACGATTGGCGACGATAAGAAAATTATGACATGGAATTTTAATATCAACGGGACAGGAGATTATATTGTTAAGCCAGCGAACATGATAATAACTAAAACTGTTCTAGCATCGCTATCCCACAGCTACGAGGGGCCTAACTTTGCAACAAGTGGTGAAACTTGCCATATCTGGGACGAAAGTCGCAACGAACCTTTGAAGGAACTAAAATGGGGTGTAGATTTACTGCAAGACATTAAGTACAATCCAATCGAAACAACACTTCTTGCGGCATGTGGTTCGGATCGAGGGATAATATTATATGATCAACGTGAAACAAACCCCATCCGCAAAATTGTGATGACTCTACGTTCTAATCAGCTTTCGTGGAATCCAATGCAAGCATTTTATTTCACTGTAGCTAACGAAGACTATAATCTTTACACGTACGATATTAGGCGGTTTACACACCCGTTAAAAATACACCATGGTCACGTAGGCCCAGTTACATCGGTAGATTATGCTCCTACTGGAAGAGAATTTGTTTCCGGAAGCTATGATAAAACCATTCGTATATTTGACGCAGCAAAGGCTAATAGTAGAGAAATATACCACACAAAACGCATGCAACACGTCACGTGCGTCAACTGGAGTATggataataaatatattttctcCGGATCCGATGAGATGAATCTTCGTGTATGGAAGGCAAATGCAGCCGAAAAATTGGGATCATTACAAATGCGTGAAAAGAATGCATTTAACTACAATACTGCTCTCAAGGAAAAATATGCAGCTCATCCATCTGTAAGACGTATCGCCCAGCATCGCCAGATACCGAAAATCGTTTTTAATCAACAGGCTAAAATTCGCACCGCAAAGCTTAAGAATAAAAAGAAGGAGGAAAACAAACGCCGAAATTCAAAGCCTGGTAGTGTACCTTACGTAGCAGAAGCTAAAACTAAGGTTGTTAGATCTGAACACTAG